In the genome of Siniperca chuatsi isolate FFG_IHB_CAS linkage group LG14, ASM2008510v1, whole genome shotgun sequence, the window TGAATTCCTGTTATTGTGATGCTCACTTATGCTCTGCGTTGATGCAGAAGTCCAAATTCAATTTAAAgtctgatattttattttttggtgttGCATTTTGTAAGTCAAAGTGAGGAAACTGACATTTCAGTGTAATCAAGCATTATACTGTGACAAACAAATGTACATCATGCTGTATACTCTTCACACTTTCATATTGACCCTCCATGCTTTGTTGATTCTTACCCCCTCATTTTCATGCAATTTCAGAAAGTCTGTcaggtgtttttgttgttaaatggATACAACATGGTACAAGATCAAATTTAACATGTGGTGTGTGAAATTAGTTTCTCTGTGATGTATATTGACTTACCGATTGTGTAGTCACAACATTTGCTCCCACAAAAGATGTCCTCCACCACATTGGCAGTCCACATGCCAAACAAACTtctaaaatcagaaatactttattgatcccagaggggaaactcttttttttcctcttttaaaacACCCATCAGAACCAGTGCCAGGACCCAGATCTGCCTGCCCTGGCCCACCATTTAAAGAGGCAGTTATGCAGCAGTAAACTAAAACCAGAGTTACAACAAACAAGCAAATTCACCAAAAATATCCACTGTGACTCCAGGACAAAGTTCTAATCTTTAATATTTCTCTGCAGGTTTTCAGAGGGAAAAAATAAGATTACATTTATCTTGTCTCTGTTGAAATAGAGAGTAAGTTGCTCTCATCAGCTGTTATGTTTTGCTGTTATGTTAAGTAGTCAGATGACACAAAGATCAACAGAGATATACACACGTGGTCCAGAGAGTACATATACAGTGAGTATTCAAACACCTCTGAGCTAGAACCAAATCAAGATTTTCAGGATTTTATACACACTGAAATGGCTGATGTGGAGCACAGAGTTTCTCAAAGtaacaaatgtttcttttctctcagtttCCGATTAGTTCCAGTTGCTTTGGGCATCATCTCTGGAGACTTTTGTAACTTGCAATATGCTAAAAAGTTATTAGTAAATGCTATGTAATagaatgaaagacaaaaaatgcagaacttctttacaaaaacacaaatatacaaagtGAATTTATTGGTTTTTTAAGATACAAAGATACAAACATTCATAGTTTCCTCCACTTGACAATTATTCAACACTGAGGAAAACAGATGGAAAACATCAGAGACCAGAGACATTTTAGTTGTTTCCAGTACAATTCAACTTCGTTCACAACTAGAGTAATAACGattaataataacttttttatttagCTGATTTATTTGTCTAATTCTAGTTCCTGAAAGTTGTGTCTGAAATTCCTAAAGTAAAACTGCCTTGTTTACCAGGCaaacaaagagacatttcctcACCACACTGccagtaaaaaaaatactgtttaagATTATGATTAAACATGACACCAATGGTCTTTAAAGGTCTTAAAAACTGATTATTCTTGCAGCATTTTATAACTTGTGTCATGCATACCAAAACACTTCACATGAACTCAGATCTGTGCattaaacatctttttttcacattatacaaCTATTAGCTCAACCAGACTTCATTTTGTAATTcttcactttaaaaacaaccaTAAACCCATGCCCTGGTTGTGCAATGTACTGTACACTTCAATATGctacacattttaatattttacacaaatttGGAACTGATTTGTTGTAAAATGTGAGTATAGTGCAATTAACTAGGTTGAAAAGGGAGCTTTAATCAAagacttaaacaaagaaagtccatcacagtgaacacatTACTGCTTTTCAGCTACAGTAATTGATAGATGGCATCGTGTActatcttcctctctcttctcctcgtCCTCAGCATCTGTAGGTGCTACACAAAACCCCTCCTCCAATGATGAGCAGCCCTCCAGACGCCCAGCCCACATATATGGAAGCCCCGAgctctcctttcctcccctcGCTGGTCAGTGGGTTGTAGAAACCTGTGATGATGCTGTAAGCTGACCAGCTGACAGGAATAATACACAGGATCCCTGCTAATATAAACACCACACCTCCAGCCATGCCAACATTAGCTTTGGTCAGCCAGTCTTCACGAAAGAAGTTGGTGCAGCGGGCTCCAACCACAGTGAGCCCGATGGCCACCACGCTGACAGTGATGGAGACACAGATCAGAGCCCTGGAAGCCTGCAGATCCTGTGGTAAAGCCAGAATGGAGTCGTAGGCCTTACACTGCGATTGACCCGTGCTCTGGATCACACAATTCATCCATAAACCTTCCCAGAAGACCTGAGCGGTGATGATGTTACTGCTGATAAAAGCAGTCACCTTCCACATGGGCAGTCCGCAGATAAGGATGGTGCCAAGAAAGCCGATGAttgccaaacacacaccaacGAGCTGAGTCCGCATtctgccaaaaaaacaaaacaaatccaaggCAGGTTTTGAAGTTTGCCACAAAGTCAAAGACAGCAACAAAATCTACTTTCAGTTGAGCTGAAGATCATTTTTATCACAAGCCTTCGCTCAGCTGTAAAAGCTGCTGGTTGTATTTTGCTTCATGGTTTTGCACTGCAGGTGTGAGAGGGAAGAGCAACAGGGAGGGGACTCTGCTAGTTCGTGGATCAGGTTTCCTGCTTGTCCTGATTCCTGCTCACTTTGAATAATTAGGAGGAGAAAGCTGTTCATGCATGAAAAACTGCTTTGTTCACAAATTTTAAAAGGATTGAAGTACTAATTTCAAACATTTCCAGAAAAGGAAAGCTTTCACATAGATTCAGGTCAGACTTTATATAAGGATCCTTTTAAACCTGACATATTACATGAATGCATGAACTTtctaacagtttgtttttagaaCAAAACATCATACCTGAACAGAGCCTGCggggggaaaaacacacatCGATGGGAAGAAAGAGTAAATTAAAGCAGAGTTTAAAACCCTGCACTGATTATAATACTGAAAAGAAAGTGTCATCCTGGTTTGAGAAATGTACTGCAGATGAATCAGATCTACTGTCTGTCCAAAACTTCATGAATACTGGAGTGAACTGTTTAATCTCTAAACCACTTGCTTTCTTGTagcgagttagatgagaagatcgataccactctcatgtctctaTGGTAAATAGGAGgcaacagccagcagccggttagtttagcttagcataaaaactggaacacagtgacacagtCTGGTTTTGTCCAACGGTAACAAACTCCACCTATCAGTACATTGTTTGATGGGAGGATATGAGGGAGACTTCTTGGCAAGACTACaagtttttgtacaaattaaacaaacaagttataacattttaattagtgcGCTTTAGtgatgctggtaggcagattttgtaaccattggacagagccaggctagctgtctccATATGTttccagactttatgctaagctaagctaactgtagcttcatatttagtgggCATACTGTTCATGTGAGGTTGAATTGGAACCAAAACAAAttcttaatttgaaaataacacagaccaaataaaaatattgcacTGGAAAAATAAAGATGCGCAAATGTCAAACCAGCTGCTCAGTGAAGTGAGGGCATCATGCACCCTGTTCTGAATTACAGTAGCTtgctttgtttgatttgataCAAGCCTGGATTTCCTGGTGTTCTTCAAAGCTGGTTTAAAGTTAATCTACAACTGTACCTGCAAAAAGCACAGGCTCATTCACAGTTAGCTGGATCATTAACAAGAATTGTCAACACGAAagctttgttcagactgcaggcaaataggatctttaagacagactgtccGCATTGTTATTTAAGTAAGTGATCAGGTTGGATTTGTGCGTCCAGACATCACCAACCTATCTGCATGAgttgctgtggtgttgacgtaGCCATCAGTAACTAGATAAGCTATGGAGATCCATTACGTTGCCCTCAAACAATAGCGTTGTAAAGTTGCGGTGCAGAACGCTGCCGCACCAGACAAACTCAGTGACAGAGTACTACACAGCAAACAGCATGGATTCTGCTCAGTCACATGAGTCACGCGGATGCACTTCCGTCACTCTGGATTTGACGTGTGTCGCAAAATACACTTTGAAATGCTATGAGCAGTCACAGCATAGACTGTACAGTCAATGGGCCAGAGTGAGACACATCTGTAGGAAttgattgaaagaaaaaaaacgcaTTTTaaaccacctccaaatgtggcttgGATCCGATTTGCAATTGCATTCCATGTTTTTGGCTGTCCAGACTTTCTAAAGTGAATCTTGATACATTAAAACTGTGCTGACAATCTGAAGACTAAATTTTAATAGTATCAAAATACTTATagtatgtgatttaaaaaaaaaaaatcaaatttagtTTGGAATAGGCATACTATGAGTAAAATAAGTACACCTAAagtttgttatccaaataaTAGAACCACAAAAGATGGTTAAtcatattttgttgatttttgtgGATCATTGAACTAAAATGTTACAAGTACAatagtttgatttaaaaataaaattaccatGTTGTAGGTAAATTATTTAAGTTGATTGATTACTAAAGTCAAGTTTGCTGGGCatgtcactttcatttttaaaatttaatctGCTTCTTGAGTCAATTTACTATTCAGAGTAAAAGATTAGGAGAGTAATAAATGAGTGCTGTTAGGGATTTCAGACAGGGTCTCGCATTGGGCATGCTGATCACTGGAACACTTTAATGTAACGCTGAGACAGTTAATTGgcaacacctgtgcttttccctACATGTCTAAATGTCTTAAGGATTGACTGCATTAGTTGCAAATACTGCATGTGTAGAGTTCCTCAAACCCTGGCATACTTTTTTGAAGGCATGCCAAGAGTAGTTTTTGCCCTAACAGACCCTTTAACATGACGTTAAGAGATTTGTTAGCCTAAATGAGCAGCAAAGTAGTTACTACTGGATGTTAACATTTGACAAGTTTTAAATGGTTAAATTTTATAGGTCAAGAAAACTGAGGCACCAATTGGATTCAGCCAATTAATAAAGGCTTTCAGACCACCGATCTTAAAGCCTTGTCCTTACTAACAGCATGTAACCGCCCCccacacaaacaagaaaatcTAGTGATAATATGgaagtttaatttaatataaaagtcagtaaaaacactttgaaatcATGAGTTTAAGAACATAAGAGTTCAGTCCAGTTTCCTGGTGCAAGACAATATGCAAACTTTTAGACTACTTGCAGGCCTTTTAAACATAAGCTCCTCCACTGGCTGCTGAGCGTGGGGCAGAATATTTGACAGAGTATCGGCTTTCCTTATGCTGCTGGCACTGACAGCAGAGAAGTGCCCCTCCGATGAGCAGGAGTCCTGCAGATCCCCAACCGATGAACAGCGACGCTCCAAGCTCCCTCCTCTGTGCATCAGTCATAATGGGGCTGTAGAAGTTCCTGATGACATCGTTCGCGGACCAGGACACAGGGATTAGGCACAGGATACCACCGACGATGAAGAACACCCCTGCAACGATAGCTACCTTGTTCTTGGCCAGCTCATCTTCAATGCAGTTAGTGCACTTTGCCCCTGTGACGGCAAGCAGGATTCCCATAAAGACAACCAGGATAGAGATCACAATCAGGGCGCGGGCCGCCTGCAAGTCAAGGGGCAGAGCCAGCATGGAGTCGTAGACCTTGCACTGCATCTGTCCGGTGCTCTGCGTCACACAGTTCATCCACAGGCCCTCCCAAAAGATCTGCGCTGTCACAATGTTGTTCCCAATGAAAGCAGACACCTTCCACATGGGCAGGGCACAGGTGATGATGTCTCCCAAAAAGCCAATAGTCGCCAGAAAGACGCCCAAGATCTGCATACCTACAGATGCCATATTTGTCTCACGTTGCACAGCAGTGCGAAGAATCAGCTACACCaccaacaaaatacaacaatttgTTTCTCACCTGCAGCTTTTATGCTCACATGGTTGGCTGTGGCTTCTCCTGATTGGTTGTTCAAAATtgttcaaactgaaaacacctgtggtCATTAAGTTAGTCAGGTAGTGTCAACCACACACTGGTACAAGTTGAATAGAAGTTGGGATTGGATTGTGTAAAGGATTTTTCTGCAGTTGCAGTTGTCCACATATCAAATGTTTTGcttcaaataaaaatactatttaGAAATAGTAATGAATCAATTTTGAAATATCTCCACcaatttacattcatgttttatttattaatctgaaatattctctatttttttattatttttcttttcgaATCGCCACAATCATCACAcgctttttctttatttttttataaatctagTTCtacttctttttattattttttctcttgatttgtgaaatttgaaaactgaaaataaagtatATTCAAAACATGGGTAAATGTCTCAGGTACATTTCCAAATGTGACTTTTGAGAATTGGCTCATTTGCAAGTCTGGCTTTCATCTGAACCATGGGAAGAAAtgagaaatgtcacatttatttttactgcCTAGGTGCAATATGCAACAACacataaaatattttcccattttacattttgaagtgTCTATATAGTTTCCTGCCTGCTTGCCACCTTATTTCATGTTCTGTTACCAGTGCAGCAATCAAGCTGAGTGATTCCACCTGTGCTAATTAGCCAGTGAGCATCAGCCGACCTGCTGGGTCTGCTTGTTTTTACTCTTGTTGACATTTGCCTAACATCCAtattaaaattaacaaaaaagatatatcaAAACATAgatgtaaaaatgacatataTTCCTAGAGATATTCCATAGAGCGTAAATATTAGATGATATTAGAACTTAAAATCCTTACAGGAATAGATTGTATAGATGTCAATATCttatcaaataaaatggcacTTTAAGTATTATCCATTAAACTTTCAGGTAATTGGGTTCTATAAGACAGAATAAAGTGTAAAAATCATGAACTACATCCTCTACCACAGTGCTacctaactttttttttacccccacagccctatcagatgACCTCAAGAGGCCCTTCATCAACACCTTCATCATCTTCCAGAtgtgttcatttaaattttaaagtgGTTGTTGTTCAACacaattaattatataaaactgGGTTTGTTACAATAATTTTTTCATACAAGACATAATGATCCTTGATTTGTCGAGGGTTTATCTCATTTTTTAAACTAGGTTTAGTCAAGTCAGAGACAAGTCTTTTGCACCACCAAGTCTACCACTCGGTGGTGCAAAAGCCTGAGGTTTCAaccatttttagccatgctagtgtcATGGTTCTGGGgttggcaatgtcggtctgccAGTTGGTCCAAgtcactttggtccaaactgaaatatcaataacaactattgaatggattgccatgaaatattccacagacattcatggtccccagaggatgaatcctactgactttggtgttcccctgacctttcctcttgcaccaccagcaagtcaaagttttcacttatccagtgaaatatctcaacatctaccagatggattggcacaaaatttgtaGACATTCACagttcccagacaatgaatcctaatgactttggtgatcctctgacttgtCCTCTAGCACCATGAAGAAAACACCTGCGGAGATAGCCACTCTGGCTTTTGCCACCTTATCCCCAACGCAGGTGATGCATTTCCCTCCGATCACAGACAGTAGGCCGAACAGAGAGAACAGGATGGCGATGACCACCATAGCCCGAGCTGCCTGGAGGTCCGGAGGCAGGGCCAGCAGGGAGTCGTAGACCTTGCACTGCATCTGACCTGTGCTCTGCACCACACAGGTCATCCACAGTCCTTCCCAGATGGTCTGAGCCACCACGATGTTGTTCCCAAGCAGACACCTTCCACAGTGGCAGCATACAGATCAGTATGTTTCCAATCCATCCAAGCACTGCCAGCCCGACGCCCAAAATCTGCAGTCCTAAAGATGCCATTGTTGTTTGCTGgtgctctttctctttcttgctctgtCTCAGTTCTTCAGTGGGCTGCCAACTAAAAGCTCTCCCACTGTGGGGAAGTTTTATGACCGACAGATGCCTCCAAGTAGCCCCCTCCTTTGGGTGGGCTTTGGCTTCATTACTCAAATATAAACATCCAACATGCTGCCTTTGAGTTCAGACATTAtgtttaacatcagcatgttagaatTGTTATTgcgagcatattagcatgctgacgttagcatttagctcaaaacacagTAAGTACAGCCCAAGCGGCAACCTCTAGGGCTCAAAAATAAATGCGGAAGTgccatgtttacagcctggtagaaaaaatggttttggtctctatagttaATTTCCCCGCCTGAATTAAAAATTGATTGACAACTGGTCAGGCGGCGTATTggtaaaattagtttttgacagCGGATtataagcctctgattggccaaattaaaaaatgattgactacgccctctcaaagtctccagtatgcagagatacaaacttgcCGGAGCCGCTCACTTTGAGTTTCAaaatggctcttcagaaacctatagGTGATGTCACAGACACTACGTCCATGGTCTTTTTTCATGACTTTTAGATATCAGTTTTGATTTTTCTGCTCGCTTGTTACCTAGTTTTCACAAGCTGTCAATTGCAGGACATGGTATTATAATGTTAGCTAGTAGTTTATTGGTTATTGTGAGGATAATTAATATGAGATGAagataaaaactttattttattataattatactTAATTATACTTCAGATCAGCTTCACACCAATTTGTAACACcacttgtgtgtttattttcctcttaaGCACAGatatgttgatatatattttaaccaaatcattttctactttttcatACTGGCTGAGCTTCTCAGTCTTTCAACAAACCCCCTGGTTGTGAATCACTGCTCTACCATCTGAAATGGTTTTATTAACCCATTATTGTTTGCAAAAGACTTGAGGACTTTGATGTAGCaacctttattattttaaacaacGTTAATgttctacagtatatgtttacA includes:
- the LOC122888003 gene encoding claudin-4-like is translated as MRTQLVGVCLAIIGFLGTILICGLPMWKVTAFISSNIITAQVFWEGLWMNCVIQSTGQSQCKAYDSILALPQDLQASRALICVSITVSVVAIGLTVVGARCTNFFREDWLTKANVGMAGGVVFILAGILCIIPVSWSAYSIITGFYNPLTSEGRKGELGASIYVGWASGGLLIIGGGVLCSTYRC
- the LOC122888002 gene encoding claudin-like protein ZF-A89 codes for the protein MASVGMQILGVFLATIGFLGDIITCALPMWKVSAFIGNNIVTAQIFWEGLWMNCVTQSTGQMQCKVYDSMLALPLDLQAARALIVISILVVFMGILLAVTGAKCTNCIEDELAKNKVAIVAGVFFIVGGILCLIPVSWSANDVIRNFYSPIMTDAQRRELGASLFIGWGSAGLLLIGGALLCCQCQQHKESRYSVKYSAPRSAASGGAYV